A part of Liolophura sinensis isolate JHLJ2023 chromosome 1, CUHK_Ljap_v2, whole genome shotgun sequence genomic DNA contains:
- the LOC135478061 gene encoding sodium-coupled monocarboxylate transporter 1-like isoform X3 gives MEKTCKFDITARHSFWHIVYLEMRFSSKAVRLFGAVLFVIRAVLGMGIVLYGPCTALSAATPVPTWSSIIVVGVVCTLYTFLGGLKAVIWTDVFQTLVMVAGMLAVLIQAIIEVGGMGRMWHLAEEKGRIEFFNFDPDPRVRHTFWTLVVGIYFVWLPPYTVDQQMVQRFSSARSLRDAKMALLFNIPGMFILITLCSLVGVALFATYADCDPLSADVISNPNQLLPLFVVQMLSFAPGLPGLLFASLFSGALSSISSMLNSLAAVTWEDFLKLKFGHLPDEKVTWVTRGLVVLYGVIGVGVAFLVEQLGGTVLQASLTINGAAGAPLVGIFILGAFFPCINWIGAIIGGVLGFSFSMWLIIGKYLTKPVDFKLPTSVEGCYFNVSNSNTSVSVWANSSQHLQGTSLKSDIHHDIIGLEQLYSISYLWFSAIGILSTILVGFLVSVITGLSKREDIDDNLLLSFPRNSGCYCCKRKMKAYHCQTKDHKT, from the exons AtggaaaaaacatgtaaatttgatATAACAGCACGACATTCGTTTTGGCATATAGTG TACCTGGAGATGCGGTTTTCATCAAAAGCAGTACGGTTGTTTGGAGCAGTTCTGTTCGTTATCAGAGCT GTTCTTGGAATGGGAATTGTCCTCTACGGACCGTGCACAGCTTTAAGTGCAG CTACACCGGTACCCACGTGGAGTTCAATTATTGTTGTCGGCGTTGTCTGTACCCTATACACATTCCTG gGAGGTCTGAAGGCTGTAATCTGGACAGATGTATTCCAGACTTTAGTCATGGTGGCAGGCATGTTAGCAGTCCTGATACAG GCTATCATAGAAGTCGGAGGTATGGGTAGAATGTGGCACTTAGCTGAAGAAAAGGGAAGAATTGAATTTTTCAA TTTTGATCCCGATCCACGGGTGCGGCACACCTTCTGGACCCTCGTCGTGGGGATCTATTTTGTCTGGTTACCTCCATACACAGTGGACCAGCAGATGGTTCAGCGTTTCTCCTCGGCCAGGTCATTGCGGGACGCCAAAAT GGCCTTGCTGTTTAACATTCCTGGGATGTTTATCCTTATCACGCTATGTTCTCTTGTGGGAGTGGCTCTGTTTGCTACATACGCCGACTGTGATCCACTAAGTGCGGATGTCATCTCAAATCCAAACCAG TTATTGCCTTTGTTTGTCGTCCAGATGCTATCGTTCGCTCCCGGATTACCGGGATTACTGTTCGCTTCTCTCTTCAGCGGGGCTCTCAG TTCCATTTCTTCAATGTTGAATTCTCTCGCGGCTGTTACATGGGAAGATTTCCtcaagttgaaatttggacatttGCCAGATGAGAAAGTTACTTGGGTGACTCGTGGCTTGG TTGTGCTGTATGGTGTGATTGGTGTTGGCGTGGCCTTTCTGGTGGAGCAGCTGGGTGGAACTGTTCTGCAG GCATCGCTGACCATTAACGGGGCCGCTGGTGCTCCTTTAGTGGGGATATTTATCCTGGGAGCGTTTTTTCCTTGCATCAACTGGATT GGTGCTATCATTGGTGGTGTTTTGGGGTTCTCATTTTCAATGTGGCTTATTATCgggaaatatttaacaaaacccGTGGATTTTAAACTCCCCACATCCGTGGAGGGATGCTACTTCAACGTGTCCAACTCGAACACTTCAGTTTCTGTGTGGGCAAATTCCTCACAGCATCTGCAGGGTACATCATTAAAATCTGACATACATCATGATAT AATTGGACTGGAGCAGCTTTACAGCATTTCCTATCTGTGGTTCAGCGCCATCGGTATTCTCTCCACCATTCTCGTTGGTTTCCTTGTCAGTGttattacag GTTTATCAAAGAGAGAAGACATTGATGACAATTTACTATTAAGTTTTCCGAGAAACTCAGGGTGCTATTGTTGTAAAAGAAAGATGAAGGCGTATCACTGCCAAACGAAAGACCACAAGACATAA
- the LOC135478061 gene encoding sodium-coupled monocarboxylate transporter 1-like isoform X1 gives MATARGAREFQAADYAVMSAMLAVSVGIGVYYSIAGKGQRSSDDFLLAGRSMRFLPIAISVLASFFSASTLLGTPAEIYQYGTQYWISVFGAILAPLTGALLFGPLFFKLKIVSVFQYLEMRFSSKAVRLFGAVLFVIRAVLGMGIVLYGPCTALSAATPVPTWSSIIVVGVVCTLYTFLGGLKAVIWTDVFQTLVMVAGMLAVLIQAIIEVGGMGRMWHLAEEKGRIEFFNFDPDPRVRHTFWTLVVGIYFVWLPPYTVDQQMVQRFSSARSLRDAKMALLFNIPGMFILITLCSLVGVALFATYADCDPLSADVISNPNQLLPLFVVQMLSFAPGLPGLLFASLFSGALSSISSMLNSLAAVTWEDFLKLKFGHLPDEKVTWVTRGLVVLYGVIGVGVAFLVEQLGGTVLQASLTINGAAGAPLVGIFILGAFFPCINWIGAIIGGVLGFSFSMWLIIGKYLTKPVDFKLPTSVEGCYFNVSNSNTSVSVWANSSQHLQGTSLKSDIHHDIIGLEQLYSISYLWFSAIGILSTILVGFLVSVITGLSKREDIDDNLLLSFPRNSGCYCCKRKMKAYHCQTKDHKT, from the exons ATGGCGACTGCTAGAGGCGCTCGAGAGTTTCAGGCGGCCGACTATGCGGTTATGTCTGCCATGTTAGCGGTCTCTGTTGGAATCGGAGTTTATTATTCTATTGCTGGCAAGGGCCAAAGGAGTTCGGATGATTTCTTGCTGGCTGGACGCAGCATGAGATTTTTGCCCATCGCCATCTCGGTCCTGGCCAGTTTTTTCTCAGCCTCCACGCTTCTTGGAACCCCTGCGGAAATTTACCAATATGGCACCCAATATTGGATTTCGGTTTTCGGTGCGATATTAGCCCCACTGACAGGGGCATTGCTCTTCGGACCGTTGTTTTTCAAGTTGAAAATAGTCAGTGTGTTTCAG TACCTGGAGATGCGGTTTTCATCAAAAGCAGTACGGTTGTTTGGAGCAGTTCTGTTCGTTATCAGAGCT GTTCTTGGAATGGGAATTGTCCTCTACGGACCGTGCACAGCTTTAAGTGCAG CTACACCGGTACCCACGTGGAGTTCAATTATTGTTGTCGGCGTTGTCTGTACCCTATACACATTCCTG gGAGGTCTGAAGGCTGTAATCTGGACAGATGTATTCCAGACTTTAGTCATGGTGGCAGGCATGTTAGCAGTCCTGATACAG GCTATCATAGAAGTCGGAGGTATGGGTAGAATGTGGCACTTAGCTGAAGAAAAGGGAAGAATTGAATTTTTCAA TTTTGATCCCGATCCACGGGTGCGGCACACCTTCTGGACCCTCGTCGTGGGGATCTATTTTGTCTGGTTACCTCCATACACAGTGGACCAGCAGATGGTTCAGCGTTTCTCCTCGGCCAGGTCATTGCGGGACGCCAAAAT GGCCTTGCTGTTTAACATTCCTGGGATGTTTATCCTTATCACGCTATGTTCTCTTGTGGGAGTGGCTCTGTTTGCTACATACGCCGACTGTGATCCACTAAGTGCGGATGTCATCTCAAATCCAAACCAG TTATTGCCTTTGTTTGTCGTCCAGATGCTATCGTTCGCTCCCGGATTACCGGGATTACTGTTCGCTTCTCTCTTCAGCGGGGCTCTCAG TTCCATTTCTTCAATGTTGAATTCTCTCGCGGCTGTTACATGGGAAGATTTCCtcaagttgaaatttggacatttGCCAGATGAGAAAGTTACTTGGGTGACTCGTGGCTTGG TTGTGCTGTATGGTGTGATTGGTGTTGGCGTGGCCTTTCTGGTGGAGCAGCTGGGTGGAACTGTTCTGCAG GCATCGCTGACCATTAACGGGGCCGCTGGTGCTCCTTTAGTGGGGATATTTATCCTGGGAGCGTTTTTTCCTTGCATCAACTGGATT GGTGCTATCATTGGTGGTGTTTTGGGGTTCTCATTTTCAATGTGGCTTATTATCgggaaatatttaacaaaacccGTGGATTTTAAACTCCCCACATCCGTGGAGGGATGCTACTTCAACGTGTCCAACTCGAACACTTCAGTTTCTGTGTGGGCAAATTCCTCACAGCATCTGCAGGGTACATCATTAAAATCTGACATACATCATGATAT AATTGGACTGGAGCAGCTTTACAGCATTTCCTATCTGTGGTTCAGCGCCATCGGTATTCTCTCCACCATTCTCGTTGGTTTCCTTGTCAGTGttattacag GTTTATCAAAGAGAGAAGACATTGATGACAATTTACTATTAAGTTTTCCGAGAAACTCAGGGTGCTATTGTTGTAAAAGAAAGATGAAGGCGTATCACTGCCAAACGAAAGACCACAAGACATAA
- the LOC135478061 gene encoding sodium-coupled monocarboxylate transporter 1-like isoform X2, whose protein sequence is MATARGAREFQAADYAVMSAMLAVSVGIGVYYSIAGKGQRSSDDFLLAGRSMRFLPIAISVLASFFSASTLLGTPAEIYQYGTQYWISVFGAILAPLTGALLFGPLFFKLKIVSVFQVLGMGIVLYGPCTALSAATPVPTWSSIIVVGVVCTLYTFLGGLKAVIWTDVFQTLVMVAGMLAVLIQAIIEVGGMGRMWHLAEEKGRIEFFNFDPDPRVRHTFWTLVVGIYFVWLPPYTVDQQMVQRFSSARSLRDAKMALLFNIPGMFILITLCSLVGVALFATYADCDPLSADVISNPNQLLPLFVVQMLSFAPGLPGLLFASLFSGALSSISSMLNSLAAVTWEDFLKLKFGHLPDEKVTWVTRGLVVLYGVIGVGVAFLVEQLGGTVLQASLTINGAAGAPLVGIFILGAFFPCINWIGAIIGGVLGFSFSMWLIIGKYLTKPVDFKLPTSVEGCYFNVSNSNTSVSVWANSSQHLQGTSLKSDIHHDIIGLEQLYSISYLWFSAIGILSTILVGFLVSVITGLSKREDIDDNLLLSFPRNSGCYCCKRKMKAYHCQTKDHKT, encoded by the exons ATGGCGACTGCTAGAGGCGCTCGAGAGTTTCAGGCGGCCGACTATGCGGTTATGTCTGCCATGTTAGCGGTCTCTGTTGGAATCGGAGTTTATTATTCTATTGCTGGCAAGGGCCAAAGGAGTTCGGATGATTTCTTGCTGGCTGGACGCAGCATGAGATTTTTGCCCATCGCCATCTCGGTCCTGGCCAGTTTTTTCTCAGCCTCCACGCTTCTTGGAACCCCTGCGGAAATTTACCAATATGGCACCCAATATTGGATTTCGGTTTTCGGTGCGATATTAGCCCCACTGACAGGGGCATTGCTCTTCGGACCGTTGTTTTTCAAGTTGAAAATAGTCAGTGTGTTTCAG GTTCTTGGAATGGGAATTGTCCTCTACGGACCGTGCACAGCTTTAAGTGCAG CTACACCGGTACCCACGTGGAGTTCAATTATTGTTGTCGGCGTTGTCTGTACCCTATACACATTCCTG gGAGGTCTGAAGGCTGTAATCTGGACAGATGTATTCCAGACTTTAGTCATGGTGGCAGGCATGTTAGCAGTCCTGATACAG GCTATCATAGAAGTCGGAGGTATGGGTAGAATGTGGCACTTAGCTGAAGAAAAGGGAAGAATTGAATTTTTCAA TTTTGATCCCGATCCACGGGTGCGGCACACCTTCTGGACCCTCGTCGTGGGGATCTATTTTGTCTGGTTACCTCCATACACAGTGGACCAGCAGATGGTTCAGCGTTTCTCCTCGGCCAGGTCATTGCGGGACGCCAAAAT GGCCTTGCTGTTTAACATTCCTGGGATGTTTATCCTTATCACGCTATGTTCTCTTGTGGGAGTGGCTCTGTTTGCTACATACGCCGACTGTGATCCACTAAGTGCGGATGTCATCTCAAATCCAAACCAG TTATTGCCTTTGTTTGTCGTCCAGATGCTATCGTTCGCTCCCGGATTACCGGGATTACTGTTCGCTTCTCTCTTCAGCGGGGCTCTCAG TTCCATTTCTTCAATGTTGAATTCTCTCGCGGCTGTTACATGGGAAGATTTCCtcaagttgaaatttggacatttGCCAGATGAGAAAGTTACTTGGGTGACTCGTGGCTTGG TTGTGCTGTATGGTGTGATTGGTGTTGGCGTGGCCTTTCTGGTGGAGCAGCTGGGTGGAACTGTTCTGCAG GCATCGCTGACCATTAACGGGGCCGCTGGTGCTCCTTTAGTGGGGATATTTATCCTGGGAGCGTTTTTTCCTTGCATCAACTGGATT GGTGCTATCATTGGTGGTGTTTTGGGGTTCTCATTTTCAATGTGGCTTATTATCgggaaatatttaacaaaacccGTGGATTTTAAACTCCCCACATCCGTGGAGGGATGCTACTTCAACGTGTCCAACTCGAACACTTCAGTTTCTGTGTGGGCAAATTCCTCACAGCATCTGCAGGGTACATCATTAAAATCTGACATACATCATGATAT AATTGGACTGGAGCAGCTTTACAGCATTTCCTATCTGTGGTTCAGCGCCATCGGTATTCTCTCCACCATTCTCGTTGGTTTCCTTGTCAGTGttattacag GTTTATCAAAGAGAGAAGACATTGATGACAATTTACTATTAAGTTTTCCGAGAAACTCAGGGTGCTATTGTTGTAAAAGAAAGATGAAGGCGTATCACTGCCAAACGAAAGACCACAAGACATAA